The genomic stretch tccctgggaatcctgctccccatccattcctggcatgccctttgtctctgccaggctggtttctctctgacgccatgagtctgccacctgcagctctgcatgactcctgctgaccgctgtgtctttctgctgctgttcaggccgggcgatgctgcaggatgatccagagtatgtggagccccagaaggagagggaagccgacaatgagctctgcctttcgtggacgagcaacatgagcgtgatcatgagggtgaggagcacttcccttgctgggactgttggccatggggtcctgaggagacgtggatgagcaaagggatgcctaacgagtggggctgagggggccttggggttgatgcagaggtggtggtggagaaggaagcagctctgagtggcacctagagtactggttgctgcctggtagcagccctgctctcactgctgtgtctcccgctgtccctgagcggggggactagccagaggcttggctccaagagtcccagcagcagctgcagcctgctggccaccggcaagctagggttgcctgcagagccagtgcactgtgagcctgctcccgagcatcctgccttgccctggtggccctctggccacatgccccatgctgctgctacccagcacagcgcgtgctcctggctctcctgggccacggtgccagcactgccccgcacctctctccagagccacatccgctgcttagctaagcagcagtagtgcggcacgcagcgtgacatttcttctctcctgggtcctttctgccccagctgtttgtgaaaaacctgcagccttccgaaaggacagacgtcattgtcacagccatcgagggcatgaggaactgcagcacctacaatacggaggtggcttcccacatgctgaccatgttcctgctggacgctttctctgtgctggaagatgtaaggagcctggggctggcgtgcatggggctcgaccctctggggcgctgtttccccgccgagagccagtgttcttgggcagcggagccccttggaaggcagcaaggagcggtgggagtggtggagagggaaggagaagtgagtgggagctggggtattggctgctctctgggagcagcctcaccgtccgccttgtgtcttccaggtgccacgcatcataaggtgcctctacaggaacgtcaagtatgtgagggagctgtcggcccgggtcaccctaaacaagaccctttgccagctggcctgcttggagcccagcgaggtgaccgtgagcctgctgtactgctcgccactgtgcaacaggtatggggcccgtcagcctggacgggctccagtggctcattggccatggggagaagggcccaaagagggccagaggcaagcagatggccagcacacggctgaggggcagggccctgtgtctcgcccaccgtttcccagccctggtgcctcaagcaggccttgaggagccagagctgagcaagtgtccctgccttgagccgcagagcgcagcggctctgcacgctccctgccgcgcaaggggcttcagcttggtcatgtgctgcctgcctgggcaggaccctcttggggctgccagggaggagggggtgggcaggggcagggctggcacacagctggggacctccagggctggcccaggctacggtgctgcggccaaggaagtgccactgacaaggcgctctgggcctgcagcactgccgtgagcatgtggaaggtgctgatggataagccgatgcttgcgccggacatgctgcgggagctgctgagcttgctggaggagcggccactgcgcaagcagtccagctccgacagggacaacaactgcatccttccgctggccgtgagttaggggacgaggcctcccgtgcccccaggctggtgcctgcctccctgggccccctccccctctccgctgcccgtgtgcccccaagcagggacctctcctgggcccatggctacaacatggccagcgccaggcctccgactgtgccagcacacagggctgccaagtgctgcctggcctctctgcacaccaacagccaggctggccatgcccaggaaatctccatccgacgctgtccctgcatccgccgacctcgctcagcaggctggaaagccagggtcgggttgggggcaaggtgaggggcaggagtagggctcctgaaaaacctgggcaggcagcacggcctgggacagggagcctggccgagcgtgcacgctacacgaagcctgccgaggtgatggtcatgctgaggcaggaaggctcactgtgtacaaccaggagctgaggcccaagagcctgcgggcgctggccctggtcaggcagccaggctgaggcctccacctgcatttcccatgctccaaggctgtgctcgagcctcccacctggagggctgtggaagcatgccggggactgctcgggagtgagaggtgtgactgggtgttttctgcaggcaacgagggcactgtgtgagatcatccgggagcccgtctgcccagaggcggtgaaggcgtttttcccccagctcttcctggcgctgctcttgcagatggtcttcacagcagagttcagccaccaggaagcaaatatcttcttgagggaatgccaacgggatgagtcccgtcccaccagccacgtcaggtgctcgatcccgctcgccctgtctctgcactgcacctggaggcagggccaggctgccagtgtgacctgggctttgctctgcatgcaggtgcgccgtgcaggccatgaaaagtctgctgcgctgcgcccactatgagaccgtagccgtggctgttgagaggaagggcggctgggacctatttctgcatgcggacacctcccagaagggagtggtggtgctggccaggtagagccctttccggcctgctctggcccagcacctcttccctggctgtggggtgtgccaccccatgtgcttcttggtggggcagggggaacgccacttctccaagaaagaggctgcagcctcagcccttgtggcaagggctcgcccagcagaagggccctgggagctgccatgctgcccagcttggagagctgctgggggagcaggtggtgttaggagctgtgggagagggtcatgtgcaggagaacctggggagggcccaggggcacaggaatccaaagcgggcaggagaggggatgtgtgggcaggccatgccgcctgggcaggaaggctgtttctccggtctcccaccaaaaggaacgtaatgatgcctgacgctgactttctaatggcaaggtgtggtagggcaagagcagtgctccatgagcaaatgccgctggctgcaggagctgcgtgccaagcagagcgatgccagaggaggtttgcctgctcggctgaggcccaacactgccttcttgcctctgacagagcaatgaggggggctgccagtcacctgcgtcgctggatcttccgccagctggcaaggctgctgaggagggaggaccagtttcatcagctgcccgtcatggctttctttgtcgaggtgggcctcatggcaagcagtgcctctctggaggggcctctaaatgctgtgctcgcttgtgcacatgcgtgtggggtgatgctggtgaatggagctggggcaatgcatacgctcctgttagtagccccggccttggctcgtttctgctgggcgaccactcgtaagcacttgtatttcgtgcctgctttgtggcagctctctgtgttcaattgctcctccaagggatgagaacaagaggctgcggagggttcaggggacgggaggaggaggcgagcagtgtgtgcagtgtgccgtgaggcgcagggctgggagcagggcccaggggtgtctgcacaatgcctgctgtgtttgggctgagctttgtgagggcctggtgcccttgccgtggatggtgggtgggacggagagctgcacgctgcgggcagtgctgccggctgtgccagtctttcagtgctgtgcccatttcagctgctggaatgccctgaccttgccgacatggatgaggaggtcctgccactcgtccagggttatgcgcagagtgagagcctggagatgcgcagactggcgttcagaggcctcgtggccctgttgaatagacccaagatggtgaggaggggggcaggcgggtgaagccatgctggcagcctggggcttgacaggagacactgggtcagagagtggcttggacttggctggcaatccggaggtgtggtagctgctcccaagtctccgctgccccattcatctgccccgagtgtcatgccaggcccttggccgtgctgcacaaggagaaaggcaccagtgcccagcgggaagatctgggagagggacaatgagcacagggccgggctaaggcagccaggtgctcctgggccttgaggcagcagctttgctccctacagaggccagtgcatgctgagggcccccttggagatctgtgccctgcactgcagcctctgtgcccaaggcctgcgtgtgtgcagagccctggccctggccactgagccctaatgggaaaagagcaggcagagcacttttgggcgggcggtggggggggggggtctggccttgcttcccacaaagaaagttgtgtgtttcccacagaaaaggagaatgcagagcctgctcccagacagcatggagtggctgcaggatgcttgcagggaagtgcgtgtgggaagcctgatgctgctgagaaacatcctcagctacctggaacagaagggctccaacccgattgttctgcagctggccgagaagcttctgcctcgctttgatgacgtaaggctgatgggagagccggggctctgctggtgtgtccggggggtccgtatgcgtggtctgggtgctgtgtgcccctctgcatacgtgcctgttggcacgtccccgcacaggccctgctgtatgtcaggaaaccttttgccctgtggttctcagcccatgccctgtgctggccttggtgtccagggctgtgggagtagagcaaaccagccccctgtctgctctcggctgctgcgtctcgtgcttgactgcgtgcggcgcttgccgtggcctggggcagcgatgagcagagaggtaggagcaggctagagagcgagggagaggccgtgccgcggggctgtccctttctgtcctcttgttgtgtgcgggggccctgatggaggcctcgggaaatccaagaagctccctccagagggagcgggagacagagcccagggaggcttgtcgtgctgctgccgacaaccctcattgtccaggctgcctcagcagaggcttgtcctcagctccgacctctggccgggctgggggacagttgtgcccggagaggacgaggccttgcaacggcaaacgctcttgtcgggccccgttcctggagtcgttgctgaggcctcccctcctctcctccctgcctgcaggaagacagcagagtgcgagagctctccatgctcctcttcaaagacctgctggagattgtggtggggaagaacaaacggaacctgaagcagcatgcacagaggagcctggtgccgctcttcctccacatgagtgacaaggtgcagagagtggcccaggtagggagcagtgttttggggaagcaatgctgacatgccgtgggtggaggtgagcagcaaggcaagggctgctgccaagtgtgccttggaacgcatggcagcatgaggtgcagcttcctgtgtgccgaaggacaaggcagagctgcctctgccttcagggagggccagacctagtggcacgctgcgtcgtgccatttggggctgggaaaggctgggagccttgccaagacgagggggacccagggtgtcctgccgtggctgcggtggcatctcctggtctctgttgctctgcaggcctctcaggaagccctggtgagcgctgcacagttcctcaagtgggaggagctcaagcagctggccagaagagcggagacgtggaagatcggggagtgcgtggtaaggacgtggccaaagcccccggggccgcggcgggatgaggcctgccgccatggccagtgggcagggtgcacagctgtgcccctcacgcactgctgcagcccagagccctctactctaagtgcccgctggggtgctgaaggggcccctggcctggctgggccttggcagaagcatggcggggatctcagcacccgcaggccccgctctgccctctgctccctctgaacctgtctaccagccagcttctagctgggaggcgtggacaggaaggaagaggaggccggagctgggaggagggacaggcctggccttctggggaggctcggtgccaaccccctgtccttgtgctgtctgcagctgctgagggacaggagcagagcggagcaacacctgcgccagagcctgccatacctggagaacccggacgcatccttgcgggaggcagctgtgaggttcattggtgagccacaagcccagggccatgcctgcccacccagacgggcacacaggagggtcttcagtccctcccaccgtccctgggtcctgcaccgtggggacggggctggggccagccttgcccaaggggagcaggctgcatggccaagctggcaaggccagatgggagctgtgctgctgggggcttgctggggagtatgaggggtgagcggaggtgtttgcctagggctcatcgggcagcaagtgaagaagcggaggaaggagaaggtgcaggagctgtgcactggtgagtgagagcagcgctgtgtcaggcagccctggcagggaggagggaggaggctgggaagtgagctgcagttcactggcctgccccaggtgaggaaggctctgtgtccctatgtgggggagagcagggggtatttggggcgcatctggggcttggccgacctgcaagtgccagctgatccatttgtcctacctgctgcctcctccgcatgggaagagctgagtggggctggccctgcctggggggggattcctgggatctctgcaaaggtgggagtctgttctcagctcggtgcctttctctcgcagccctccagcccctggaaaatgatgcggaacctttagtccgttgcctggtgtcacagaccatcatgaacctgagggtgccaaggagaacatcaagattccacctcggagcactgtgtccctggctcccgagagcgtgggcgaggtggcaccctcccgccaggacgtgactctgtttgagcagagctgacgcagctgtgccaatgccatggtg from Struthio camelus isolate bStrCam1 unplaced genomic scaffold, bStrCam1.hap1 HAP1_SCAFFOLD_98, whole genome shotgun sequence encodes the following:
- the LOC138065000 gene encoding maestro heat-like repeat-containing protein family member 7, producing MLGQLVGCLILCCAYEDAETKGGALDALHCLFRFVVQRKRRAMLQDDPEYVEPQKEREADNELCLSWTSNMSVIMRLFVKNLQPSERTDVIVTAIEGMRNCSTYNTEVASHMLTMFLLDAFSVLEDVPRIIRCLYRNVKYVRELSARVTLNKTLCQLACLEPSEVTVSLLYCSPLCNSTAVSMWKVLMDKPMLAPDMLRELLSLLEERPLRKQSSSDRDNNCILPLAATRALCEIIREPVCPEAVKAFFPQLFLALLLQMVFTAEFSHQEANIFLRECQRDESRPTSHVRCAVQAMKSLLRCAHYETVAVAVERKGGWDLFLHADTSQKGVVVLARAMRGAASHLRRWIFRQLARLLRREDQFHQLPVMAFFVELLECPDLADMDEEVLPLVQGYAQSESLEMRRLAFRGLVALLNRPKMKRRMQSLLPDSMEWLQDACREVRVGSLMLLRNILSYLEQKGSNPIVLQLAEKLLPRFDDEDSRVRELSMLLFKDLLEIVVGKNKRNLKQHAQRSLVPLFLHMSDKVQRVAQASQEALVSAAQFLKWEELKQLARRAETWKIGECVLLRDRSRAEQHLRQSLPYLENPDASLREAAVRFIALQPLENDAEPLVRCLVSQTIMNLRVPRRTSRFHLGALCPWLPRAWARWHPPART